From the Nitrospira sp. genome, one window contains:
- a CDS encoding response regulator transcription factor, translating to MLTTKTSPQPIRVLLVDDHEVIRVGLRTVLGQNQGVSIIGEAGTMGDAILQSQKLKPDIILMDVRLPDGSGVDACREILGMLPSTRVIFLTSYADDDSVLAAVLAGAQGYVLKEIDSGALLEAIRSVARGQSILDSTVTERALRWLRGLHDLPATPGTDQLSSQEERVVALVAEGKTNKEIAVALGLSDKTVKNYLANVFQKLRITRRAQAAAFFVKRQG from the coding sequence ATGCTCACAACTAAAACTTCACCCCAACCCATTCGTGTGTTGCTCGTCGACGATCATGAAGTGATTCGTGTGGGACTCCGGACAGTGCTGGGCCAGAACCAAGGCGTTAGCATTATCGGGGAAGCTGGCACCATGGGAGATGCGATTCTGCAGTCCCAAAAGTTGAAACCCGACATCATTTTGATGGATGTCCGACTTCCCGATGGATCCGGTGTCGATGCCTGTCGAGAGATTCTTGGAATGCTTCCGAGCACCCGAGTGATTTTCCTGACCTCCTACGCCGACGATGATTCCGTGCTGGCAGCCGTTCTGGCCGGTGCGCAGGGCTATGTGCTCAAAGAAATCGATTCAGGCGCCTTGCTAGAGGCCATCCGCTCAGTTGCCAGAGGGCAATCGATTTTAGACTCGACAGTCACCGAGCGGGCGTTGCGATGGCTGAGAGGATTGCACGATTTACCGGCGACGCCGGGTACGGATCAACTGTCATCCCAAGAGGAACGAGTGGTGGCGTTGGTTGCTGAAGGCAAGACCAACAAGGAAATCGCCGTTGCCCTCGGGCTCAGTGACAAAACGGTCAAGAACTACTTAGCGAATGTTTTTCAGAAACTTCGCATCACGCGGCGCGCCCAGGCCGCGGCTTTTTTTGTGAAACGGCAAGGATAG
- a CDS encoding PAS domain S-box protein: MAAGLFLGMLVLLSLSLWRVLRLQRENRLKTKVIEATKCGVLVTDATLPHHPICQVNGAFLALTGYAEHEILGQTSMILSGPETDRASMETLGLALQDGWSCRVCLRHYRRDGTLFWNEVMLSPVKDRAGRLTEVIWIMRDVSQIRELEADRRGSPSPTLLCESVSEGMLVMTDGDVVYVNMAGLRILGASSEAQVVGQAFLGLIHRDFRESAREQFVRTSSPDSERQWETRMLRIDGDVIAVEVSITPIVWEGRESVLVCFLDRLSANQTGTDASSGLPYLRRLESMTEMNGWAWDEAQGTELWSAEQYRILGYGPGSVPPTYDTFKKALHPGDRDRVLALFEETFTSDRPYDIDCRIIQPSGVVRFVRCRGVLMHGLSGQPIRMSGTIEDITDYKLMATLAEERVLQLKVVLEASSSGMALVSREGTISLANRKIEQMFGYAYGELVGRPVDSLFQSLDRARYARDSREVLSASGDGLSITGVELYCVRKDGSGFPAEIDLYQIALSSGPSLLVSIVDITDRRQAERTLRDDRMRLDLAVQVGQVGIVEYDHSTDTVWWSPVLRTIHGIGMEEPASLERYLQLVHPSDRDRMGVMARPVTPSDEDRTVEVTYRIVRPDGAVRLINLYYTTWSDRGDPSPRPCRTVGMLVDITDRKSLTTVMPPLSTMKSPQAIPRSVFHEFNNSLTAVLGFSELAFSLIPVDNKAHCHIQRVIAAGRNVRELAQTIRRAADTVAAYPESISRPGSDPTPSQPGVPDVVGPYR, from the coding sequence ATGGCAGCCGGTCTTTTCCTAGGAATGCTGGTTCTCCTGAGCCTCTCTCTTTGGCGTGTTCTTCGACTTCAGCGTGAGAACCGCCTAAAGACCAAGGTTATTGAGGCGACCAAGTGTGGTGTGCTTGTGACCGATGCCACTCTCCCGCACCACCCTATCTGCCAAGTGAATGGAGCCTTCCTTGCATTGACCGGCTATGCAGAGCATGAAATCCTTGGTCAAACCAGCATGATTCTGAGTGGCCCTGAGACTGATCGTGCGTCGATGGAAACGCTCGGACTGGCTCTTCAAGATGGATGGAGCTGTCGGGTGTGTCTTCGCCATTATCGACGGGATGGCACGTTGTTTTGGAATGAGGTGATGCTCTCGCCAGTCAAGGACAGGGCTGGGCGACTGACCGAAGTCATTTGGATCATGCGCGATGTCTCGCAGATTCGAGAGTTGGAGGCTGATCGGCGGGGGAGCCCGTCGCCCACCCTGTTGTGTGAGTCTGTCTCAGAAGGCATGTTGGTGATGACGGATGGGGACGTGGTGTATGTGAACATGGCCGGATTGAGGATCCTCGGAGCAAGTTCCGAAGCTCAGGTCGTCGGTCAAGCGTTCTTGGGCTTGATTCATCGGGATTTTCGGGAGAGTGCTCGAGAGCAATTCGTCCGAACATCGTCACCTGATTCAGAGCGTCAATGGGAAACCAGAATGCTGCGTATCGATGGCGATGTGATCGCGGTTGAGGTGTCGATCACGCCTATCGTGTGGGAGGGACGGGAATCGGTTCTTGTCTGTTTTTTAGATCGATTGTCCGCGAATCAAACAGGAACTGATGCCTCTTCGGGGCTCCCCTATCTTCGCCGCTTGGAGTCCATGACGGAGATGAATGGTTGGGCATGGGACGAGGCTCAGGGTACAGAACTATGGTCGGCCGAACAGTACCGGATCCTTGGATATGGACCTGGGTCAGTGCCGCCGACGTATGATACCTTTAAAAAGGCCCTTCATCCAGGGGATCGTGATCGTGTCCTCGCATTGTTTGAGGAGACGTTCACCTCCGACCGCCCGTACGATATTGACTGCCGAATCATTCAACCATCCGGTGTCGTGCGGTTTGTCCGGTGCCGGGGTGTTCTCATGCATGGACTGTCGGGTCAGCCGATCCGGATGTCTGGAACCATTGAAGACATTACTGACTACAAACTTATGGCGACGCTGGCGGAGGAACGAGTACTTCAACTCAAGGTCGTGTTGGAGGCGTCTTCCAGTGGGATGGCCCTGGTAAGCCGAGAAGGAACGATCTCTCTTGCGAACCGGAAAATTGAACAGATGTTTGGGTATGCGTATGGAGAACTGGTCGGTCGTCCCGTCGACTCTCTGTTCCAGAGCCTTGATCGTGCTCGGTATGCTCGTGACTCTCGCGAGGTGTTGTCGGCTTCGGGCGATGGTCTTTCAATAACTGGTGTGGAATTATACTGCGTGCGGAAAGATGGTTCGGGATTCCCTGCCGAGATCGACCTATACCAGATTGCTCTGTCTTCGGGACCGTCACTCCTGGTGAGCATCGTGGACATCACGGATCGCCGTCAAGCCGAACGAACACTTCGTGATGATCGCATGCGCTTGGATCTCGCCGTGCAAGTCGGGCAGGTCGGGATTGTGGAATATGATCACAGCACGGATACGGTCTGGTGGTCTCCAGTCCTACGGACTATCCATGGCATCGGGATGGAGGAGCCGGCTTCACTGGAGCGGTATCTGCAGCTGGTCCATCCCTCGGATCGAGATAGGATGGGTGTGATGGCTCGACCCGTCACCCCTTCCGATGAGGATCGAACCGTTGAGGTGACGTACCGTATTGTTCGGCCTGATGGAGCTGTTCGCCTGATCAATCTCTATTATACGACCTGGTCTGATCGAGGAGATCCGTCACCGCGGCCTTGCCGGACCGTAGGGATGCTTGTCGATATTACGGATCGGAAGTCTCTTACGACGGTTATGCCACCTCTCTCCACGATGAAGTCACCTCAGGCCATCCCTCGCAGTGTTTTCCATGAGTTCAACAACAGTTTGACAGCGGTCCTTGGGTTCAGCGAGTTGGCCTTTTCGCTGATTCCCGTCGACAACAAAGCCCATTGCCATATTCAGCGAGTGATTGCAGCCGGTAGAAACGTTCGTGAGCTAGCCCAAACCATTCGACGTGCGGCGGATACCGTCGCCGCCTATCCGGAATCCATCTCACGACCCGGATCGGATCCAACGCCATCACAGCCTGGGGTGCCAGATGTTGTCGGTCCTTATCGTTGA
- a CDS encoding response regulator: MLSVLIVDDQAEIRQLIRDALEGAGYHVEEACNGKEGLERYRAKSADLVLMDIVMPDQDGLEAIMALRREFPESRIIAMTGASDTIGILNFLDVAKMFGAKRTLQKPFELQVLLDAVAAEATT, from the coding sequence ATGTTGTCGGTCCTTATCGTTGACGATCAAGCCGAAATCCGTCAGCTGATCCGGGACGCCTTGGAGGGAGCTGGCTATCATGTCGAAGAGGCTTGCAATGGGAAAGAGGGCCTTGAGCGCTATCGCGCGAAATCCGCTGACCTCGTTCTCATGGATATCGTGATGCCGGATCAGGACGGATTGGAGGCCATTATGGCACTGCGGCGTGAATTTCCAGAATCTCGCATCATTGCAATGACGGGAGCAAGCGATACGATCGGCATTCTCAATTTCTTAGATGTGGCAAAGATGTTTGGAGCCAAACGGACACTTCAAAAGCCATTTGAACTTCAGGTTCTCCTTGATGCTGTCGCGGCTGAAGCGACGACCTAG
- the priA gene encoding primosomal protein N' encodes MALQDASASRPQTETLFADVLVPRHIAKTFTYLIPFSITDRIQIGSLVKVPFGRSVLEGVVISISSNLAPEVAPASLKLILSLVEHQHNSKISPARLELSRKIAQYYVAPWGQCLRLLCPPTPVRPIRYLATELGRTALATGTCPDSLRPTLQRIAHRASGILSSTLQPTLRGHAVRAIDPLIERSWVKLVPPNTERSQARARHPHPLTEPEGQQTLPHAVIDIAQLSEVDPSWCTRLHQNFQAHLTKKIVLHAPWQHRIACLVDAIRQVHSHNRSAIVVCGEIARARWLTHVLALLTGFQIVFTQSSSSPQRQDHQRLTPSVLVGTRSAVFAQLDAVGLIWVEGEEDSALKEPQEPRYHARDVACLRAKEDCAVVILASAHPSLESHFDAEAEVHHVQQDVTLQPKIELVDLTKESGGTLLSQALRSTMREALACKKRILLFLNRRGYARTLICRDCGWVPRCPSCAVALPYYRKADGLTCRYCGVAEKVPDVCSLCHAPAMSPLGEGTEQVEAETHRLFPHASIVRLDSDTLRRPATARVLWERAQSGSCDILIGTQALFTREPLPQHHVVGILQADSELHISDFRAAERTYHHLVDAASLAYPASDGGRVILQTRLSSHHAVQALLSRNPRQFYDEEFAARRLLNYPPLCHIADLTVTGHNTTLVEEAATRWGAALQEQTAVEEHIVVLGPVPTLGRRSRGQHHRRLLVKGTDPGMLARRLRESVERMEGQYRQSQIKFVVDMDPVESG; translated from the coding sequence ATGGCTCTCCAAGATGCTTCAGCCTCGCGGCCGCAAACAGAGACACTGTTTGCGGATGTACTCGTTCCGCGTCACATTGCAAAAACATTCACCTATCTCATCCCCTTCTCTATCACAGACCGTATTCAGATCGGCAGCCTCGTCAAGGTACCATTTGGCCGATCCGTCCTAGAGGGAGTTGTGATTTCCATCAGCTCCAATCTCGCACCCGAGGTAGCGCCAGCATCCCTCAAACTAATTCTTTCTCTGGTCGAACATCAGCACAATTCGAAGATCTCTCCCGCCCGGCTTGAACTATCTCGAAAGATTGCACAATATTATGTGGCCCCCTGGGGCCAATGTCTTCGATTACTCTGTCCACCAACACCCGTCCGCCCCATACGCTATCTAGCCACGGAACTAGGCCGCACGGCGCTGGCAACCGGTACCTGCCCCGATTCCCTGCGACCGACACTACAACGAATCGCCCACCGCGCTTCTGGGATCTTGTCATCCACGCTTCAGCCAACCCTACGTGGTCATGCCGTGCGAGCGATCGACCCGCTGATCGAACGTTCGTGGGTCAAGCTTGTACCACCGAACACCGAGCGTAGTCAGGCTCGCGCGCGACACCCTCACCCCCTGACTGAGCCAGAGGGACAACAAACACTGCCTCATGCAGTAATCGACATCGCTCAACTCTCCGAAGTAGACCCTAGCTGGTGCACTCGTCTCCATCAGAATTTTCAGGCTCACCTTACGAAGAAAATCGTTCTCCACGCCCCATGGCAACACCGCATCGCTTGCCTTGTTGACGCCATTCGTCAGGTGCATTCACACAACAGATCGGCGATCGTGGTATGCGGAGAAATAGCAAGAGCGCGATGGTTGACACACGTACTCGCACTACTCACCGGATTTCAGATTGTTTTTACCCAATCATCCAGCTCGCCTCAACGACAGGATCATCAAAGGTTGACTCCGTCTGTTCTCGTAGGAACCCGTTCGGCTGTCTTTGCTCAGCTTGATGCAGTCGGACTCATCTGGGTTGAAGGAGAAGAGGACTCAGCCCTCAAAGAACCCCAAGAGCCTCGGTATCATGCGAGAGACGTGGCTTGTCTACGGGCGAAGGAGGATTGCGCAGTGGTGATCCTTGCATCGGCACACCCCTCTCTGGAATCGCATTTTGATGCCGAAGCTGAAGTGCATCACGTTCAGCAGGACGTGACCCTTCAGCCCAAGATTGAGCTGGTTGATCTCACGAAGGAATCGGGAGGAACCCTCCTGAGCCAGGCCCTCCGTTCCACGATGCGCGAAGCACTCGCATGCAAAAAAAGGATCCTGCTGTTCCTCAATCGGAGAGGATATGCCAGAACACTGATCTGTCGAGACTGTGGCTGGGTACCTCGCTGCCCTTCCTGTGCAGTCGCACTCCCCTACTATCGAAAAGCCGACGGCCTTACCTGCCGGTACTGCGGAGTCGCGGAAAAGGTGCCTGATGTCTGTTCTCTCTGTCACGCACCCGCAATGAGTCCCCTTGGAGAAGGGACCGAACAAGTCGAGGCTGAGACGCATCGTTTGTTTCCCCATGCCTCGATTGTACGCCTCGACAGTGATACGCTCCGTCGTCCAGCTACTGCTCGCGTACTGTGGGAACGTGCCCAATCGGGATCCTGCGATATTTTGATAGGGACGCAAGCACTCTTCACTCGGGAGCCACTCCCACAACACCACGTGGTCGGGATCCTTCAGGCGGATTCTGAATTGCACATCTCAGATTTCCGAGCTGCGGAGCGGACATACCACCACCTGGTCGATGCGGCAAGCTTGGCATACCCGGCATCCGACGGAGGGCGAGTCATCTTGCAGACCCGTCTCTCTTCCCACCACGCCGTACAGGCTCTCTTATCTCGAAACCCCCGTCAGTTCTATGACGAGGAATTCGCCGCCCGTCGGCTTCTCAATTATCCACCACTGTGCCACATAGCCGATCTCACGGTCACTGGACACAACACCACCCTCGTCGAAGAGGCCGCCACCCGTTGGGGCGCTGCCCTTCAAGAACAGACCGCTGTGGAGGAGCATATTGTTGTGCTAGGACCGGTACCGACGCTAGGAAGACGATCTCGAGGACAACATCACCGTCGGCTCCTCGTGAAGGGGACCGATCCTGGTATGCTAGCACGCCGGCTCCGAGAGTCAGTCGAGAGGATGGAGGGACAATACCGACAGAGCCAGATCAAATTCGTCGTCGATATGGATCCGGTAGAGAGCGGATAA
- a CDS encoding OmpA family protein has protein sequence MKITISLLLVLCSGMGLSLHQALAQVSNLDSVRILDRGLTFASGMIEKTSPIDGTVNLITGDNQSSGNRMLLGKGDSLYLKLDNPADVAIGDLFTVYRRVRKVFHPVTREYLGFVINRSAVVRVTSADHALTTAEIMVNYGPVAPGDPVARFNEPTPDATTSSAMNGSDLEGMIIELQADRAMTLVSQSNVVYIDRGREDGLKTGDLLDIQRHSAGLPPRKIGQLKVLSTEPHTAVAKVLKANTRVMKGDRFKFVGGPELSTHPVVALAHGSAEPTSPAPTTPAADLVSSKLKAHDASGQSRLNLGELANFLRYESGDAAIKPENYAVLDQFIDYLRTSGDTRLIRIEGHTDNVEIGPSLKARYPSNWELSKVRANGVLRYLVEKGGVDSVRITALPLGNSKPTASNEMEDGRKKNRRVEIVLYTTEADASEEPTQAHTLSTNSPNLNARGNNDQPSTPPPALETGNPVTPGTLPVDDSAQTSQTRSASHTSTPDASSSSTPMESNKPDMSQYQPGGGISTE, from the coding sequence ATGAAAATCACGATCTCCCTCCTCTTGGTACTGTGTTCAGGAATGGGTCTCTCCCTTCATCAAGCACTCGCCCAAGTCTCGAATCTCGACTCCGTTCGAATACTGGACAGAGGACTTACCTTCGCCAGTGGGATGATCGAAAAAACATCTCCAATCGATGGAACCGTGAACTTGATCACCGGTGACAATCAATCATCAGGGAATCGAATGCTCTTAGGAAAAGGAGACTCATTATATCTCAAGCTGGACAACCCTGCTGATGTGGCAATAGGAGATCTCTTTACTGTGTATCGACGGGTGCGAAAGGTCTTCCATCCCGTCACTCGAGAATACCTTGGGTTTGTGATTAATCGCTCAGCAGTCGTGAGAGTGACATCTGCTGATCACGCCCTCACAACGGCGGAAATCATGGTGAATTATGGACCAGTTGCCCCCGGAGACCCTGTCGCGCGATTTAATGAGCCAACCCCGGATGCCACGACCAGCTCTGCGATGAATGGTTCCGACCTTGAAGGTATGATTATTGAGCTTCAGGCCGACCGTGCAATGACGTTGGTTTCACAATCCAATGTTGTGTACATCGATCGGGGGAGAGAGGATGGGCTGAAAACAGGAGATCTCCTTGATATTCAGCGGCATAGCGCAGGGTTGCCGCCCCGTAAGATCGGGCAACTCAAAGTCCTATCTACGGAACCCCACACAGCCGTTGCCAAAGTCCTGAAAGCAAATACCCGTGTTATGAAGGGAGATCGGTTCAAGTTCGTCGGAGGTCCTGAGCTCTCTACTCACCCTGTCGTAGCACTTGCGCATGGATCTGCGGAACCGACCAGTCCAGCCCCTACTACACCCGCTGCGGATCTGGTCAGCAGCAAGCTAAAAGCACACGATGCCTCCGGACAAAGTCGCCTCAATCTTGGCGAGCTGGCTAATTTCTTGCGGTATGAATCTGGGGATGCTGCCATCAAGCCCGAGAATTATGCCGTGCTTGATCAGTTCATTGACTATCTGCGTACCAGTGGCGACACCCGACTGATTCGCATTGAAGGCCATACAGATAATGTCGAAATCGGCCCTTCGCTCAAAGCCCGTTATCCGAGCAATTGGGAATTGTCCAAGGTCCGCGCAAACGGTGTTCTCCGCTATCTTGTCGAAAAAGGCGGAGTCGACTCAGTCAGAATCACTGCGTTACCCCTTGGGAACAGCAAACCAACTGCGTCGAATGAGATGGAAGATGGTCGCAAGAAAAATCGCCGTGTGGAGATCGTTCTGTACACCACCGAAGCCGATGCCTCTGAAGAGCCGACTCAGGCGCACACGTTGAGCACCAATTCTCCCAATTTAAACGCGCGCGGAAATAACGATCAACCGAGCACCCCACCACCTGCTTTGGAGACCGGAAACCCTGTCACCCCCGGAACGTTGCCTGTAGACGACTCCGCACAGACTTCCCAGACTAGATCTGCCAGCCATACCAGTACTCCCGATGCCAGCAGTTCTTCCACTCCAATGGAGTCGAATAAACCGGATATGTCTCAGTACCAGCCAGGAGGAGGAATATCGACGGAATAG
- the ndhC gene encoding NADH-quinone oxidoreductase subunit A, translating to MSGAEVLLEYLTKYFPIFLFIFVGLILGMLTLLVSYFVQPRYPEPEKLSTYECGSEPFSDARMPFPVRYYIFAMLFVIFDIEVIFLYPWAVVFTKIGIVGLVEMLIFIGLFVVAYVYAWRKGALEWD from the coding sequence ATGAGTGGAGCAGAGGTTCTTCTTGAATATCTGACGAAGTATTTCCCAATTTTCCTCTTTATCTTCGTAGGGTTAATTTTGGGAATGCTGACCTTGCTGGTCAGTTACTTTGTGCAGCCAAGGTACCCAGAGCCTGAAAAGTTATCCACCTATGAATGTGGATCTGAACCATTTTCCGACGCGCGAATGCCGTTCCCTGTCCGGTATTACATTTTCGCGATGTTGTTCGTCATCTTCGACATCGAGGTCATTTTTCTCTATCCCTGGGCAGTTGTGTTCACCAAAATAGGGATAGTCGGATTGGTCGAGATGTTGATCTTTATTGGGTTGTTTGTCGTGGCCTATGTGTATGCCTGGCGCAAGGGCGCTCTGGAGTGGGATTGA
- a CDS encoding NADH-quinone oxidoreductase subunit B: MGLIQLGRHEKDGVPDVITGSLEKAVNWARKGSLWPMTFGLACCAIEMMAAVSSRYDMDRFGAGVFRGSPRQSDLMIVAGTVCRRMAPVIRKIYDQMPEPKYVIAMGSCATSGNIYDSYPVVQGVDRFIPVDIYVPGCPPTPEALLDGILKLQERIMQKRVFVAQPDQVKANLKV; encoded by the coding sequence ATGGGACTGATCCAGTTGGGACGTCACGAGAAGGATGGGGTTCCGGATGTCATTACGGGATCGCTTGAAAAGGCCGTCAACTGGGCCAGAAAGGGTTCTCTTTGGCCAATGACCTTCGGGCTCGCCTGTTGTGCCATAGAAATGATGGCTGCTGTCTCGTCACGATATGATATGGATCGTTTTGGGGCGGGTGTGTTCCGTGGGTCGCCACGGCAATCTGATTTGATGATCGTGGCAGGCACTGTCTGTCGTCGGATGGCGCCGGTCATCCGAAAAATCTATGATCAGATGCCAGAGCCGAAGTACGTGATTGCGATGGGTTCCTGTGCCACGTCTGGGAATATTTACGATAGTTATCCTGTCGTACAGGGCGTCGACCGCTTTATTCCGGTTGATATTTATGTGCCCGGTTGTCCCCCAACCCCAGAGGCTCTCTTGGACGGTATCCTCAAGCTGCAAGAGCGTATCATGCAAAAGCGCGTGTTTGTGGCTCAGCCTGATCAGGTGAAGGCGAATTTGAAGGTCTAA
- a CDS encoding NADH-quinone oxidoreductase subunit C, with amino-acid sequence MHPLLLRVQHTFSVGVVSVSEWRGDVAVTVTRDKLHEVAQFLRDDPGMDFDYIVHVSSVDWPDDEERFEVVWEFYSIRKRQRIRLKVRVPESDCVVDSLTDLWKGADFMEREVYDMMGIRFRNHPDLRRILMPDDYTEGYPLRKDFPLRGKGWRDTFEFLDEVQR; translated from the coding sequence ATGCATCCTCTCTTACTTCGGGTTCAGCACACGTTCTCGGTCGGCGTGGTCAGCGTCAGCGAATGGCGTGGTGATGTGGCTGTGACGGTTACTCGTGACAAGCTTCACGAGGTTGCCCAATTCCTACGCGATGATCCAGGGATGGATTTTGACTATATCGTTCATGTGAGCTCTGTGGATTGGCCGGATGATGAAGAGCGATTTGAGGTGGTTTGGGAGTTCTATTCGATTCGAAAACGCCAGCGGATCCGACTTAAAGTTCGGGTGCCCGAGTCAGATTGTGTGGTGGATTCTTTGACGGATCTCTGGAAGGGGGCGGACTTCATGGAGCGTGAAGTCTATGACATGATGGGGATCCGATTCCGGAACCATCCGGATCTTCGTCGCATTCTGATGCCGGATGACTATACTGAGGGGTATCCCTTGCGAAAAGACTTTCCGTTGCGTGGTAAAGGATGGCGAGACACGTTTGAATTTTTGGATGAAGTGCAGCGCTAG
- the nuoD gene encoding NADH dehydrogenase (quinone) subunit D — protein sequence MAFEDQRTTVYKVDPEHPESETLPTLRTEELLLNMGPQHPSTHGVLKVILELEGERLVKSTPVMGYLHRGVEKLAEDGTYHQFIPHTDRLDYVCAMYNNFAYCRAVEKLLNLQVPERAEYLRTIVAEVQRIIGHQFWLSAQALDIGAMTVFFYCFRDREILLDWFDELCGARLTTSWYRIGGVERDLTPSLIDKLKQFLDYFPPKIDEYQVFLEKNRIWLGRTKGVAVISAEDAVNFGLSGPVLRGSGVDYDLRKYEPYSAYPKCEFSVPVGKNGDTYDRYWIRIMELYESVKIIRQCLEQMQEGPIMADAPSVTLPPKERVFTNLEAMIQQFKLFSQGFDAPPGEIYCGTEAHKGELGFHIVSTGGGKPYRLKIRAPSFIHMGAFDHMARGYMISDACTIFGTYDIVMGECDR from the coding sequence ATGGCCTTTGAAGATCAAAGAACCACCGTCTACAAGGTGGATCCCGAACATCCGGAAAGCGAAACGCTTCCCACGCTGCGCACGGAGGAGCTCCTGCTTAACATGGGGCCCCAACACCCGAGCACGCATGGTGTGCTCAAGGTGATCTTAGAGTTGGAGGGGGAGCGGCTGGTGAAATCGACTCCGGTCATGGGTTATCTCCATCGTGGGGTTGAAAAGCTCGCAGAAGATGGGACCTACCACCAGTTCATTCCCCACACCGACCGACTGGACTATGTCTGCGCGATGTACAACAACTTTGCCTATTGTCGCGCCGTTGAAAAACTCCTGAATCTACAAGTGCCGGAGCGGGCAGAGTACTTGCGGACGATCGTCGCGGAAGTTCAGCGCATCATCGGGCACCAATTTTGGCTAAGTGCTCAGGCGCTCGACATTGGTGCCATGACCGTCTTTTTCTACTGCTTTCGAGATCGTGAAATCTTGCTGGACTGGTTTGACGAACTGTGCGGAGCCCGTCTCACGACTAGCTGGTATCGAATCGGTGGAGTTGAGCGCGACTTGACCCCGTCGTTGATCGATAAGCTGAAACAGTTTCTCGACTATTTCCCACCGAAGATCGATGAATACCAGGTATTTCTTGAAAAAAATCGCATTTGGCTGGGACGTACTAAGGGGGTCGCCGTTATTTCTGCGGAAGATGCCGTTAATTTTGGACTGAGCGGGCCTGTTCTGCGTGGGTCCGGCGTGGACTATGATCTGCGCAAGTATGAACCCTATAGTGCGTATCCGAAGTGTGAGTTCAGTGTGCCGGTGGGGAAAAATGGCGATACCTATGATCGGTACTGGATTCGGATCATGGAATTGTACGAGAGTGTCAAGATCATCCGACAATGTCTGGAGCAGATGCAGGAGGGGCCCATCATGGCTGATGCTCCGAGCGTGACGTTGCCTCCGAAGGAACGGGTGTTCACGAATCTGGAAGCGATGATCCAGCAATTCAAGCTGTTCTCGCAGGGGTTTGATGCTCCGCCGGGAGAAATCTACTGTGGCACAGAAGCCCACAAAGGAGAACTGGGTTTTCATATCGTCAGTACGGGTGGGGGTAAACCGTATCGATTGAAGATTCGTGCCCCATCCTTCATCCATATGGGTGCGTTCGATCATATGGCCAGAGGCTACATGATCTCTGATGCCTGCACGATTTTCGGGACCTACGACATTGTGATGGGCGAGTGCGACCGGTGA